One Segatella copri genomic window carries:
- a CDS encoding fimbrillin family protein codes for MKTKYYMIALAAMTMTLGSCSDSENTIGTEAPKSITVSTSIGKMTRITTDAKGTQTFSEGDEISVYAWTGSAENVPAAAGRVVNNAINKLTDKVWVATPQMLWKNNVDKHYFIGIYPTKNVDNLTADTYTFNAENQAASDLLVAVNTNGLSYTKDAKDPVQLEFTHVMAKMVVNLSYKNQWGGTPTVKNVVVSDAINEATINYLTKAVTTTTTAKADFEVPATAANTQYVSVLIPQNGIQKIAITIGDKTFIYDNKTPFTFESGKITTINLEVGRDQVILDEVKISDWENGNTFHGEAFD; via the coding sequence ATGAAAACAAAGTATTACATGATTGCTCTTGCAGCAATGACCATGACTCTGGGCAGCTGCTCAGACAGCGAGAATACAATAGGCACCGAGGCGCCTAAGTCAATCACCGTTTCTACAAGCATCGGCAAGATGACCCGTATCACTACGGACGCCAAGGGAACACAGACTTTCTCTGAAGGAGATGAAATCAGCGTGTATGCCTGGACAGGAAGTGCAGAAAATGTTCCTGCTGCCGCTGGAAGAGTGGTGAACAACGCCATCAACAAGCTCACTGACAAGGTTTGGGTGGCCACTCCACAGATGCTGTGGAAGAACAATGTGGATAAGCATTACTTCATCGGCATCTACCCTACCAAGAACGTTGACAACCTTACTGCCGACACCTATACCTTCAATGCAGAAAACCAGGCGGCAAGCGACCTGCTGGTGGCAGTAAACACCAATGGTCTCTCCTATACCAAGGATGCCAAGGATCCCGTGCAGCTCGAATTCACCCACGTGATGGCAAAGATGGTGGTGAACCTTTCCTACAAGAACCAGTGGGGCGGCACTCCTACCGTAAAGAACGTGGTGGTTTCGGATGCCATAAATGAGGCTACCATCAACTACCTCACCAAGGCAGTGACCACAACGACTACAGCCAAGGCTGATTTCGAGGTTCCTGCTACGGCAGCCAACACCCAGTATGTTTCCGTGCTCATTCCTCAGAATGGCATTCAGAAGATTGCCATCACCATCGGTGATAAGACTTTCATCTACGACAACAAAACTCCGTTCACGTTTGAGAGCGGCAAGATTACCACCATCAACCTGGAGGTAGGTCGTGACCAGGTGATTCTCGACGAAGTGAAGATTTCTGATTGGGAGAATGGCAACACCTTCCATGGCGAGGCATTCGATTAA
- a CDS encoding fimbrillin family protein, protein MRTKLYMIALVAMTMILALSACSESEDLLSAFHSDPNAVRITAQVGKASADGFTRSFPLGDAEAQKKFKDGDMISVQADGQDAVTYQLNNNEWQPQGDKFLKWESETMNFTAYYPSSFNGTITQPTEYTSVESLAAADFMSFSGPQTNTNNSNNLTLTMERKMARVVVMIDGFKDQYAGANIDNVNSLSICGVKAYKHSDNKFYALIKPCAAQNSATFLSLDVSEGASKTTTETLAGIPALEAGKSYTYQLTVGKDKVSVSGITVKDWTTGEITGGKAEYNPDFTFTADTKQTFKMITKGKYTISGLQYSVNNGEWKNVVENEEVTFGGTNGTLRLRGTNIYGTASNWSNYSTITFTDKNVKVTCTGDIRTLLDWEYYKTVDTQNARFCFLFYSCAALTSAPELPAKTLANYCYYHMFEGCTSLTSAPELKATTLEKSCYSSMFYGCTSLTSAPKLKATTLAASCYSRMFYGCTSLTSAPELKATTLAASCYSRMFYGCTKLSTVTMLAPSDQISKKSDCCYNWLNNAGTDKTVSSRTLKVMDADAYTALEGKGYLPDNWKKDATNTTVLYENNGK, encoded by the coding sequence ATGAGAACAAAACTTTACATGATTGCTCTTGTAGCAATGACCATGATTCTGGCGCTGTCGGCATGCTCCGAATCAGAAGACCTCCTCTCTGCATTCCATAGCGACCCTAACGCTGTGCGCATCACTGCGCAAGTAGGTAAAGCATCTGCCGATGGCTTCACCCGCAGCTTTCCGCTGGGGGATGCCGAAGCGCAGAAGAAGTTTAAAGATGGTGATATGATCAGCGTCCAGGCTGATGGCCAGGATGCCGTAACCTATCAGTTAAACAACAATGAATGGCAGCCGCAAGGCGACAAGTTCCTGAAATGGGAAAGCGAGACGATGAATTTCACCGCCTACTACCCTTCTTCGTTCAATGGTACCATTACCCAGCCTACGGAATACACCAGCGTAGAATCGCTTGCTGCCGCAGACTTCATGTCGTTTAGCGGTCCGCAAACCAATACCAACAATAGCAATAACCTCACACTCACCATGGAGCGAAAAATGGCGAGAGTGGTAGTAATGATTGATGGCTTCAAGGACCAGTATGCCGGAGCCAATATTGATAACGTCAATAGCCTCAGCATCTGTGGTGTGAAAGCGTATAAGCACAGCGATAACAAGTTCTATGCGCTCATCAAGCCATGCGCTGCCCAAAACTCCGCAACCTTCCTCTCTCTTGATGTATCAGAAGGAGCAAGCAAAACAACAACTGAAACGCTCGCCGGCATCCCTGCACTCGAAGCCGGCAAGAGCTACACCTATCAGCTCACCGTGGGTAAGGACAAGGTATCCGTTTCCGGTATTACCGTGAAAGATTGGACTACAGGTGAAATTACTGGTGGTAAAGCGGAATATAATCCAGACTTCACCTTTACGGCAGATACTAAGCAGACGTTTAAAATGATAACCAAAGGAAAATACACCATCTCAGGACTTCAGTATTCTGTAAATAATGGCGAATGGAAGAATGTTGTGGAAAATGAAGAAGTTACCTTCGGTGGAACAAATGGCACCCTTCGTTTACGTGGCACGAACATTTATGGAACAGCATCTAACTGGAGTAATTATTCAACCATCACATTTACTGATAAAAATGTGAAAGTAACTTGCACAGGCGACATCCGCACGCTGCTGGACTGGGAATACTATAAAACAGTAGATACCCAAAATGCCAGATTCTGTTTTTTGTTCTATAGCTGCGCAGCATTGACCTCTGCCCCAGAATTGCCTGCTAAAACATTAGCAAATTACTGCTATTATCATATGTTCGAAGGTTGTACAAGTCTCACGTCTGCCCCAGAATTAAAGGCTACAACGTTAGAAAAATCCTGCTATTCTAGTATGTTCTATGGTTGTACAAGCCTCACTTCTGCCCCAAAATTAAAGGCTACAACGTTAGCAGCAAGCTGCTATTCTAGAATGTTCTATGGTTGTACAAGTCTCACGTCTGCCCCAGAATTAAAGGCTACAACGTTAGCAGCAAGCTGCTATTCTAGAATGTTCTATGGTTGTACAAAATTGTCAACCGTCACTATGTTGGCACCAAGCGACCAAATTTCGAAAAAATCTGATTGCTGCTATAATTGGCTTAATAATGCCGGAACCGACAAAACCGTAAGTTCCCGCACACTCAAAGTAATGGATGCGGATGCCTATACTGCGTTGGAAGGCAAAGGTTATCTTCCTGACAACTGGAAGAAAGATGCAACAAATACTACCGTGCTGTATGAAAATAACGGAAAATAG
- a CDS encoding AAA family ATPase — translation MVETNDRILPVGIQSFEEIRKEGYLYVDKTDIIWQLANRGKKYNYLSRPRRFGKSILVDTLEAYFLGKKELFEGLKIMQLETEWVKRPVIRLDMSQAGAEPESLKDYLNYTFQEYESLYEIKVSNDSSLATRLSEIVRIAYEQTGEQVVILIDEYDSPLQRSWKTPLYEKCTAIYRDVFVILKSMDKFENFIFITACTKFSQFSLTSGLNNLSFIGFDSEYAALCGITKEEAIRYFKPEINKLAACKGWTSDEATIQLSSYYGGYHFSRRNMVDVFNPFCLINALADSDLKNYWLSSGTSPLLSKFEDDIKKRLKDFEYCPIISDTLESSDVTDGGAELFLYQSGYLTIKGYMDRIYLLGFPNSEVKKSLYETILPALTSEAEQ, via the coding sequence ATGGTAGAGACAAACGATAGAATATTGCCAGTAGGCATCCAGTCTTTTGAGGAAATCAGAAAGGAAGGATACCTGTATGTTGACAAGACAGATATTATCTGGCAACTTGCCAACAGGGGGAAAAAGTATAATTACCTGAGCCGCCCACGCCGCTTCGGTAAATCCATCCTTGTCGATACGCTCGAAGCCTACTTTCTGGGCAAGAAGGAACTCTTCGAGGGCTTGAAGATCATGCAGCTGGAGACGGAATGGGTGAAGCGACCTGTCATCAGACTCGATATGAGTCAGGCAGGAGCAGAGCCGGAAAGTCTGAAAGATTATCTGAACTATACCTTTCAGGAATATGAATCTTTATATGAGATTAAAGTCAGTAATGACTCTTCCTTAGCTACTCGTCTGTCTGAAATAGTAAGGATTGCTTATGAGCAAACCGGAGAGCAGGTTGTCATTCTCATTGATGAATACGACTCTCCATTGCAACGTTCCTGGAAGACTCCGTTATACGAAAAATGTACGGCAATATACAGAGACGTATTTGTCATTCTCAAATCTATGGACAAATTCGAAAACTTTATCTTTATAACAGCCTGCACCAAATTTTCGCAATTCTCCCTAACCTCAGGTCTCAACAATTTGAGTTTCATTGGTTTTGATTCAGAATATGCTGCCTTATGTGGCATCACAAAAGAAGAAGCTATCCGTTATTTCAAACCAGAAATCAACAAATTGGCAGCATGTAAAGGATGGACATCCGATGAAGCTACAATACAACTGTCTTCTTATTATGGTGGCTATCACTTCAGTCGCCGTAATATGGTGGATGTATTCAATCCGTTCTGCCTCATCAATGCCTTGGCAGATTCAGATTTGAAGAACTACTGGCTTTCATCCGGGACATCGCCACTACTCTCTAAGTTTGAAGATGATATTAAAAAGAGATTGAAAGATTTTGAGTATTGTCCGATAATTAGCGATACTCTGGAGAGTTCTGATGTGACTGATGGCGGAGCAGAACTGTTCCTCTATCAGTCGGGGTATCTTACGATAAAGGGATATATGGATAGAATCTATTTGCTAGGGTTCCCTAATTCAGAGGTAAAAAAATCACTTTATGAAACGATATTGCCAGCACTTACTTCAGAAGCTGAGCAATAA
- a CDS encoding helix-turn-helix domain-containing protein, protein MRTANEIVSKLKEHQSSSPSKWRKNAEWRMANKSWLRYSQHIAMIMLDKMDELGMTQKHLSELMGCSQQYVSKILKGQENLSLETLAKIERCLQIPILEHLA, encoded by the coding sequence ATGAGAACTGCTAATGAAATAGTTTCCAAACTAAAGGAGCATCAGTCTTCTTCACCATCAAAATGGCGTAAGAATGCAGAATGGCGCATGGCTAATAAGTCATGGCTTCGCTATTCTCAGCATATTGCTATGATCATGCTCGATAAGATGGATGAATTAGGAATGACACAGAAGCATTTGTCTGAACTCATGGGGTGCAGTCAGCAATATGTGTCCAAGATTCTCAAAGGACAAGAGAATCTGTCGCTCGAAACACTGGCTAAGATTGAGCGTTGTCTACAAATACCAATTTTGGAGCACTTAGCCTAA
- a CDS encoding DUF3307 domain-containing protein produces MESIIIFIKLLCAHLCSDFIFQTDSINNGKRKPGIKGIGYLLLHSAIHACVAYILVADWSCWLVPLIIFASHFIIDLIKCRCCKDSLSTFLADQLLHIIIIGVLWFVLYGDGTVLSYIENHCSANVWLTVVAYILMLRPSSILLGLFLSKWTPASSNTQSLPNAGQWIGYIERIMILTFVLVGSFEGVGFLLAAKSVFRFGELNKAKEIRTTEYVLIGTFSSFTIAILTGIVIRSLF; encoded by the coding sequence ATGGAATCAATCATCATATTTATAAAGTTACTCTGCGCCCATCTATGTTCTGATTTTATATTTCAGACTGATAGCATCAATAATGGGAAGCGCAAACCTGGTATCAAGGGGATTGGTTATCTGTTGCTTCATAGTGCCATACATGCATGTGTGGCATATATCTTGGTGGCAGATTGGTCATGCTGGCTTGTACCTTTGATTATCTTTGCCAGCCATTTTATAATAGACTTGATTAAATGTAGGTGCTGCAAGGATTCTCTTTCAACATTTCTTGCAGATCAGCTTTTACACATTATAATAATTGGAGTATTATGGTTCGTTTTATACGGAGATGGCACTGTTCTTTCATATATTGAGAACCATTGTTCTGCAAATGTTTGGTTGACCGTCGTGGCATATATATTAATGTTAAGACCATCTTCTATCTTATTGGGGTTGTTTCTCAGCAAATGGACGCCTGCATCTTCTAACACACAGAGTTTGCCTAATGCCGGACAATGGATAGGTTATATTGAAAGGATCATGATTTTGACATTCGTCCTTGTTGGCAGTTTTGAAGGGGTCGGCTTCTTGCTGGCAGCAAAGTCTGTCTTCCGTTTTGGTGAATTAAACAAAGCCAAGGAAATTCGTACAACAGAATATGTTTTGATTGGCACTTTTTCTAGCTTCACTATAGCAATTCTTACAGGAATAGTAATAAGAAGTTTATTCTAA
- a CDS encoding IS1182 family transposase, with translation MAYKKGQDRRQRVLFPDCIDEYVEADAPVRLFDAFVDNLKMDELGFVRSTPAETGTPGYDPRDLLKLYIYGYFYQVRSSRKLARECKCNVEVMWLLNKLTPDFRTISDFRKDNKKAITKVFKEFNKFCMGLKLFSKSYISIDGSKFKAVNAKDNNLTLSKLDDRIKRLDEHISIYMEELEAYDHEEGRRLSKDELQRKLDVCKERKERYEGYRDTLEKSGESQISLTDPDSRLMKANEGFCVGYNVQTAVDAESHMIAGFLVTNSPTDHGQLTSVASEVKADYGVDVLESTADKGYECPEVHADALANGIVPNVIQRDGSCTEQVQFDYNEATITDEQKSSTNPEDLKACLEAAVIPEAYKDFLTDAQIVEVKEYTSDVAESAVLKMTPGQMRAKALEGYFVRDAERNLVYCPQGEILRQKSIKRNGMIRYCNKLACKKCKCKCTIQKFKEADFNKDTLIKATEAKRKQLKEENKDKPKPPRMKIVKKGVRYVLHLDQNKMDNRKCLSEHPFGTMKRALGQYYFLLKGKLKVTAEMGLFCLSYNLRRAISLKGVPALIASLG, from the coding sequence ATGGCATATAAAAAAGGACAAGATAGACGACAGAGGGTTCTTTTCCCTGATTGCATTGACGAGTATGTAGAGGCTGACGCCCCTGTTCGCTTGTTTGATGCTTTTGTCGATAATCTCAAAATGGATGAACTGGGATTCGTCCGCAGTACTCCTGCAGAGACAGGTACTCCTGGATATGATCCTCGCGATCTCCTCAAACTCTATATTTATGGTTACTTCTATCAGGTACGTTCCTCTCGCAAACTTGCTCGTGAGTGCAAGTGTAACGTAGAGGTAATGTGGCTGCTCAACAAGCTGACTCCTGACTTTCGTACAATCTCCGATTTCCGCAAGGACAACAAGAAGGCTATTACTAAAGTTTTTAAAGAGTTCAACAAGTTTTGTATGGGACTGAAGCTCTTTTCCAAGTCGTACATCTCTATTGATGGAAGCAAGTTTAAGGCTGTAAATGCTAAAGACAACAACCTTACTCTAAGCAAACTCGATGACCGAATCAAGCGTCTTGATGAACATATTTCAATCTATATGGAAGAACTTGAAGCATACGATCATGAGGAAGGACGCAGGCTCTCTAAAGATGAGTTGCAACGTAAGCTTGATGTTTGCAAGGAGCGCAAGGAACGCTATGAGGGATACCGTGATACACTTGAGAAAAGTGGTGAAAGCCAGATTTCCTTAACCGATCCTGATTCCCGACTAATGAAAGCCAACGAAGGCTTTTGTGTCGGTTATAATGTGCAAACTGCAGTTGATGCGGAGAGCCATATGATAGCAGGCTTCCTGGTAACCAACAGTCCAACAGACCATGGTCAGCTTACAAGCGTAGCATCTGAGGTGAAAGCCGATTATGGTGTTGACGTTCTTGAATCAACTGCAGACAAGGGGTACGAGTGTCCCGAGGTTCATGCAGATGCATTGGCTAATGGTATCGTACCAAATGTCATCCAACGTGATGGCAGCTGCACGGAGCAGGTTCAGTTTGACTATAACGAAGCTACCATAACTGACGAACAAAAGTCAAGTACTAATCCAGAAGATTTGAAGGCATGTCTTGAAGCTGCAGTCATACCGGAAGCCTACAAGGATTTTTTAACCGATGCACAGATTGTAGAGGTCAAGGAGTACACTTCTGATGTAGCAGAGTCTGCTGTACTGAAGATGACTCCCGGGCAGATGCGTGCCAAGGCTCTTGAAGGATACTTCGTGAGGGATGCCGAACGCAATCTTGTCTATTGTCCGCAAGGAGAAATCCTGAGGCAAAAGTCTATCAAAAGAAACGGTATGATCCGCTACTGCAACAAGCTTGCATGTAAAAAATGCAAGTGCAAGTGTACCATCCAGAAGTTCAAGGAGGCAGACTTCAACAAAGACACCTTGATAAAGGCAACCGAAGCAAAACGCAAGCAACTCAAAGAAGAGAATAAGGACAAGCCAAAACCTCCAAGAATGAAGATCGTGAAGAAGGGTGTCCGTTACGTTTTACATCTAGATCAGAACAAGATGGACAATCGCAAATGCCTCTCCGAGCATCCTTTTGGAACCATGAAGCGAGCACTTGGGCAATACTACTTTTTACTGAAAGGCAAACTGAAAGTAACTGCTGAGATGGGTCTCTTTTGCCTATCTTATAACCTTCGTCGTGCCATATCTCTCAAAGGTGTACCTGCTTTGATTGCTTCTCTTGGATAA
- a CDS encoding fimbrillin family protein yields MISVQADGQDAVTYQLNNNEWQPQGSKFLKWESETMNFTAYYPSLFNGTITQPTEYTSVESLAAADFMSFSGPQTNTNNSNNLTLTMERKMARVVVMIDGFKDQYAGANIDNVNSLSICGVKAFKHSDKKFYALIKPCEAQNSATFLSLDVAEGESKTTTETLAGIPALTAGNSYTYQLTVGKDKVSVSGIYVADWTTGDITGGKTEECPTPYITFKANGEQKFMMTITDDYTISGLQYSVNNGKWENVVANEEVTFGGANGDLRLRGTNINGTASEWSTYSTITFTDNNVNVACTGDIRTLLDWRNYNIVETNNARFCYLFKDCAVLTSAPELPATTLADFCYYSMFAGCTSLTAAPDLPAETLENSCYREMFWSCTNLASAPELPATTLANYCYDSMFRLCTKLTSAPKLPATTLADDCYSGMFGGCTSLTSAPELPAKKLAGYCYYEMFYGCTSLTSAPELPAKKLAGYCYYEMFYGCTSLTSAPELTATELATACYCNMFNGCENLSSVTMLAPSDKIKNTSSSFNYWLDGAGTKDGITRTLIVKDEAAYNALETNSDYLPANWKKDATNTTVKYYTPKQ; encoded by the coding sequence ATGATCAGCGTCCAGGCTGATGGCCAGGATGCCGTAACCTATCAGTTAAACAACAATGAATGGCAGCCACAGGGCAGCAAGTTCCTGAAATGGGAAAGCGAGACGATGAATTTCACCGCCTACTATCCTTCTTTGTTCAATGGTACCATCACCCAGCCTACGGAATACACCAGCGTAGAATCGCTTGCTGCCGCCGACTTCATGTCGTTTAGCGGTCCGCAAACCAACACCAACAATAGCAATAACCTCACACTCACCATGGAGCGAAAAATGGCGAGAGTGGTAGTAATGATTGATGGCTTCAAGGACCAGTATGCCGGAGCCAATATTGATAACGTCAATAGCCTCAGCATCTGTGGTGTGAAAGCGTTTAAGCACAGCGATAAGAAGTTCTATGCCCTTATCAAGCCATGCGAAGCCCAAAACTCCGCAACCTTCCTCTCTCTTGATGTAGCAGAAGGAGAAAGCAAAACAACAACAGAAACGCTCGCCGGCATCCCTGCTCTCACAGCCGGCAATAGCTATACCTATCAGCTCACCGTGGGTAAGGACAAGGTATCTGTTTCCGGTATCTACGTGGCAGATTGGACTACGGGGGATATTACTGGAGGTAAAACAGAAGAATGCCCTACCCCATACATCACCTTTAAGGCAAATGGGGAGCAAAAGTTTATGATGACAATCACAGATGATTACACCATCTCTGGGCTTCAGTATTCTGTGAATAATGGCAAATGGGAAAATGTTGTGGCAAATGAAGAAGTCACCTTCGGTGGAGCAAATGGCGACCTTCGCTTGCGTGGCACGAACATTAATGGAACTGCGTCTGAATGGTCTACATATTCAACCATCACATTTACTGATAATAATGTGAATGTAGCTTGCACAGGCGACATCCGCACGCTGCTGGACTGGAGAAACTATAATATAGTAGAGACCAACAATGCCAGATTCTGTTATTTGTTCAAAGATTGCGCTGTATTAACCTCTGCCCCAGAATTGCCTGCTACAACGTTAGCAGACTTCTGCTATTATAGTATGTTCGCAGGTTGTACAAGTCTCACGGCTGCCCCAGATTTGCCTGCTGAAACATTAGAAAATAGCTGCTATCGAGAAATGTTCTGGAGTTGTACAAATCTCGCTTCTGCACCTGAATTGCCTGCTACAACATTAGCAAATTACTGCTATGATAGCATGTTCAGACTTTGTACAAAGCTCACCTCTGCACCTAAATTGCCTGCTACAACATTAGCAGATGACTGCTATTCTGGTATGTTCGGAGGTTGTACAAGTCTCACCTCTGCACCAGAATTGCCTGCTAAAAAATTAGCTGGTTACTGCTATTATGAAATGTTCTATGGTTGTACAAGTCTCACCTCTGCACCAGAATTGCCTGCTAAAAAATTAGCTGGTTACTGCTATTATGAAATGTTCTATGGTTGTACAAGTCTCACCTCTGCACCAGAATTAACTGCTACAGAATTAGCGACAGCCTGCTACTGTAATATGTTCAATGGTTGTGAGAATTTGTCATCTGTCACAATGTTGGCACCAAGCGACAAAATTAAAAATACATCTTCTTCCTTTAATTATTGGTTGGACGGTGCTGGAACAAAGGATGGAATTACACGCACACTCATAGTAAAAGATGAGGCTGCCTATAATGCGTTAGAAACAAATAGTGATTATCTTCCTGCCAACTGGAAGAAAGATGCAACAAATACCACTGTGAAGTATTATACCCCAAAACAATAA
- a CDS encoding undecaprenyl-phosphate glucose phosphotransferase: protein MNNNYYRGNVLVRRLVTCMDIVILNVLLFAYTKYGAELVLDYFDEATKITAFVANAALLLSEYYYSTIIHVRKIGFLQVLKRTLYLAASTTFWFFVFVRLLSHGGQMFSFAFIFGISFYFLLVISRLCELSLLKYYRSKGRNSRTVVFVGNDPAVGEMYRTMTEDPSAGYIVKGYYADADMAKAPEGLKRIGTMQDLNNNMSSTINNTIDGTHNAIDEVFCCLSHTESDQIVKIMQFCNKNVVHFYFLPRVFGEYKLHLDAQNFMGRTVYSNHKEPLASISNRIVKRAFDIVVSGIICLCVLPFIPIIALIIKIQSPGPIFFKQARTGRNGDTFYCLKFRSMHVNKDADKAQATKDDPRKFAFGNFMRKTNIDEFPQFINVLKGDMSIVGPRPHMLHHTEVYGSLIDKYMVRHFSKPGITGWAQVTGFRGETKELWQMEERIRRDIWYIENWSFWLDIKIIFLTAKSIIFPDKNAY from the coding sequence ATGAATAATAACTACTACAGAGGGAATGTGCTGGTAAGACGACTGGTAACATGCATGGATATCGTTATCTTAAACGTTTTGCTGTTTGCCTATACCAAGTATGGTGCAGAATTGGTTCTCGATTATTTTGATGAAGCAACGAAGATTACGGCTTTCGTTGCCAATGCTGCCTTACTCCTGAGTGAGTATTATTACTCCACCATCATCCATGTAAGAAAGATCGGTTTCCTGCAGGTATTGAAGCGTACGCTATACCTGGCTGCATCCACCACCTTCTGGTTCTTTGTCTTCGTAAGACTGCTCAGCCATGGAGGTCAGATGTTCTCTTTTGCATTCATCTTCGGCATATCATTTTATTTTTTACTGGTTATATCCCGACTCTGCGAACTCTCACTCCTCAAATACTACCGTTCCAAGGGACGCAACAGCCGCACGGTTGTCTTTGTGGGCAATGACCCGGCAGTGGGAGAGATGTATCGGACGATGACGGAGGATCCTTCGGCTGGTTATATCGTGAAGGGATATTATGCTGATGCCGATATGGCCAAGGCTCCAGAGGGACTGAAAAGGATAGGAACCATGCAGGATCTCAACAATAACATGTCTTCCACCATCAACAATACCATCGATGGTACTCATAACGCCATCGACGAGGTGTTCTGCTGCCTGTCGCATACAGAATCCGATCAGATTGTGAAGATTATGCAGTTCTGCAACAAGAACGTGGTTCACTTCTATTTCTTGCCTCGCGTTTTCGGCGAATATAAGCTGCATCTCGATGCCCAGAACTTCATGGGCAGGACGGTGTATTCCAACCATAAGGAGCCGCTGGCAAGCATTTCCAACCGCATCGTGAAGCGAGCTTTCGACATCGTGGTGAGCGGAATTATCTGTCTTTGCGTATTGCCGTTCATCCCGATCATCGCGCTCATCATCAAGATTCAGAGTCCGGGTCCTATCTTCTTCAAGCAGGCAAGAACGGGTCGGAACGGTGATACTTTCTACTGTCTGAAGTTCCGTTCCATGCATGTGAACAAGGATGCCGACAAGGCGCAGGCTACCAAGGACGACCCAAGAAAGTTTGCCTTCGGCAACTTCATGCGAAAGACGAACATCGATGAGTTCCCTCAGTTTATCAACGTGCTGAAGGGCGACATGAGCATCGTGGGTCCTCGTCCTCACATGCTGCATCACACCGAGGTATACGGCAGCCTGATAGACAAATACATGGTTCGCCATTTCTCCAAGCCTGGTATCACGGGTTGGGCTCAGGTTACGGGATTCCGCGGCGAGACCAAGGAGCTGTGGCAGATGGAAGAGCGTATCCGCCGAGACATCTGGTATATAGAGAACTGGTCGTTCTGGCTCGACATCAAGATTATCTTCCTCACGGCCAAGAGCATCATCTTCCCGGATAAGAATGCATACTAG